A region of Gadus morhua chromosome 18, gadMor3.0, whole genome shotgun sequence DNA encodes the following proteins:
- the pdk2a gene encoding pyruvate dehydrogenase (acetyl-transferring) kinase isozyme 2, mitochondrial isoform X2 encodes MKEINLLPDQLLTTPSVQTVQGWYIQSLMDILEFLDTNPDDHRTLGNFADALVMIRNRHNNVVPTMAQGVLEYKETFSQDPVTNQNIQYFLDRFYMSRISIRMLINQHSLVFDGDTNPVHPNTIGCIDPHCTVAEVVQDAYQSAKMLCERYYLISPDLFLQEVNSNKKNQSVHMEYVPSHLYHMLFELFKNAMRATIEHNEGKTSLPPINVMVSLGGEDMSIKVCDRGGGVPFRKIDKLFSYMYSTAPSPQLDDHARTPLAGFGYGLPISRLYAKYFQGDLQLYSMEGHGTDAVIYLKALSEDSVERLPVYNKTALRNYKVSQEADDWCVPSTEPLDMLKYKKAK; translated from the exons ATGAAGGAGATCAACCTTCTGCCGGACCAACTGCTCACCACTCCGTCGGTGCAGACCGTGCAGGGATG GTACATCCAGAGTTTGATGGATATTCTGGAGTTCCTAGACACAAATCCTGATGACCACAGAACGTTGGGAAA CTTTGCAGACGCCCTGGTGATGATCCGGAACAGGCACAACAACGTGGTCCCCACCATGGCCCAGGGGGTTCTCGAATACAAGGAGACCTTCTCCCAGGACCCGGTCACCAACCAGAACATCCAGTACTTCCTGGACCGCTTCTACATGAGCCGCATCTCCATCCGCATGCTGATCAACCAGCACA GTCTTGTCTTCGACGGAGACACCAACCCCGTTCATCCCAACACCATCGGCTGCATTGACCCTCACTGCACGGTGGCTGAGGTCGTCCAAG ATGCCTACCAGAGTGCCAAGATGCTGTGTGAGCGATACTACCTCATCTCTCCGGACCTGTTCCTGCAAGAAGTCAATA GTAATAAGAAGAACCAGTCGGTCCACATGGAATATGTGCCTTCTCATCTCTATCACATGCTGTTTGAGCTCTTCAAG AATGCCATGAGAGCCACGATAGAGCACAATGAGGGAAAGACTTCCCTGCCGCCCATCAATGTGATGGTGTCTCTTGGGGGAGAGGACATGTCCATTAAG gTCTGTGACCGGGGGGGCGGAGTCCCGTTCCGTAAGATCGACAAGCTGTTCAGCTACATGTACTCCACGGCACCCTCCCCCCAGCTGGACGACCACGCCCGCACGCCGCTG GCTGGCTTCGGCTACGGCCTCCCCATCTCCCGACTCTACGCCAAGTACTTCCAGGGAGACCTGCAGCTGTACTCCATGGAAGGCCATGGCACGGACGCCGTCATCTACCTGAAG GCGCTGTCCGAGGACTCGGTGGAGAGGCTCCCGGTCTACAACAAGACGGCCCTGAGGAACTACAAGGTGAGCCAGGAGGCGGACGACTGGTGCGTTCCCAGTACGGAGCCCCTGGATATGCTCAAGTACAAGAAGGCCAAGTGA
- the pdk2a gene encoding pyruvate dehydrogenase (acetyl-transferring) kinase isozyme 2, mitochondrial isoform X1, translated as MVLPSPGENCQHIRSVRYIVLPVIEISRQQIETMKFVRFIMQNAALASAPKHIDHFSKFSPSPLSMKQFLDFGSINACEKTSFVFLRQELPVRLSNIMKEINLLPDQLLTTPSVQTVQGWYIQSLMDILEFLDTNPDDHRTLGNFADALVMIRNRHNNVVPTMAQGVLEYKETFSQDPVTNQNIQYFLDRFYMSRISIRMLINQHSLVFDGDTNPVHPNTIGCIDPHCTVAEVVQDAYQSAKMLCERYYLISPDLFLQEVNSNKKNQSVHMEYVPSHLYHMLFELFKNAMRATIEHNEGKTSLPPINVMVSLGGEDMSIKVCDRGGGVPFRKIDKLFSYMYSTAPSPQLDDHARTPLAGFGYGLPISRLYAKYFQGDLQLYSMEGHGTDAVIYLKALSEDSVERLPVYNKTALRNYKVSQEADDWCVPSTEPLDMLKYKKAK; from the exons ATGGTGCTTCCCAGTCCGGGTGAGAATTGTCAACACATAAGATCGGTTCGTTACATAGTCCTCCCAGTTATTGAAATATCTCGACAACAAATAGAGACAATGAAGTTCGTGAGATTCATCATGCAAAACGCTGCGTTGGCCAGCGCACCGAAACACATCGACCACTTCTCTAAATTCTCGCCTTCTCCACTTTCCATGAAACAGTTTCTGGATTTTG GTTCCATCAACGCCTGTGAGAAGACGTCGTTCGTCTTCTTGCGACAGGAGCTTCCCGTCAGACTCTCCAACATCATGAAGGAGATCAACCTTCTGCCGGACCAACTGCTCACCACTCCGTCGGTGCAGACCGTGCAGGGATG GTACATCCAGAGTTTGATGGATATTCTGGAGTTCCTAGACACAAATCCTGATGACCACAGAACGTTGGGAAA CTTTGCAGACGCCCTGGTGATGATCCGGAACAGGCACAACAACGTGGTCCCCACCATGGCCCAGGGGGTTCTCGAATACAAGGAGACCTTCTCCCAGGACCCGGTCACCAACCAGAACATCCAGTACTTCCTGGACCGCTTCTACATGAGCCGCATCTCCATCCGCATGCTGATCAACCAGCACA GTCTTGTCTTCGACGGAGACACCAACCCCGTTCATCCCAACACCATCGGCTGCATTGACCCTCACTGCACGGTGGCTGAGGTCGTCCAAG ATGCCTACCAGAGTGCCAAGATGCTGTGTGAGCGATACTACCTCATCTCTCCGGACCTGTTCCTGCAAGAAGTCAATA GTAATAAGAAGAACCAGTCGGTCCACATGGAATATGTGCCTTCTCATCTCTATCACATGCTGTTTGAGCTCTTCAAG AATGCCATGAGAGCCACGATAGAGCACAATGAGGGAAAGACTTCCCTGCCGCCCATCAATGTGATGGTGTCTCTTGGGGGAGAGGACATGTCCATTAAG gTCTGTGACCGGGGGGGCGGAGTCCCGTTCCGTAAGATCGACAAGCTGTTCAGCTACATGTACTCCACGGCACCCTCCCCCCAGCTGGACGACCACGCCCGCACGCCGCTG GCTGGCTTCGGCTACGGCCTCCCCATCTCCCGACTCTACGCCAAGTACTTCCAGGGAGACCTGCAGCTGTACTCCATGGAAGGCCATGGCACGGACGCCGTCATCTACCTGAAG GCGCTGTCCGAGGACTCGGTGGAGAGGCTCCCGGTCTACAACAAGACGGCCCTGAGGAACTACAAGGTGAGCCAGGAGGCGGACGACTGGTGCGTTCCCAGTACGGAGCCCCTGGATATGCTCAAGTACAAGAAGGCCAAGTGA